The Nocardioides zeae genome includes the window ACGTCGGGCGGCCCGGATCCGGTTCCGGCGCGGGTCCGTCCTCGTCCTCGTACGACGGGGGGTCGGGCACGCGCGCGAGCACGGCCGGCATCACCGCGCTCGCAGCCGCCCCGACGGTGGCCGCGACGAGGACGGCGCCGAGCTCGACGGCCACGTCAGGCCCCGGTTCCAGCGCCCGCCGTGCGCGCGGCGAGCGCGGCACGACCGGCGTCGCGCATGACCGCCACCGCGACGCTGGCGCCCGTGAACTGCTCCAGCTGGAGCAGCGCCTGGTGGGCGAGGAGGTCGAGGCCGTCGACGACGGTCGCGCCGGCCGCCGCGGCGGCAGCGGCGAGCGGTGTCGGCCAGGGGTCGTAGACCACCTCGAACACCACCGGTGCCGAGGCGAGCAGGGCGACGAGGTCCGGGGTCTGGCCCGCGACGGGGATCGTCGCGACCACCACGTCCCCGACCTCGAGCCCGACCGGTACGGCGCCGGTGGCGACGACCTCGACGTGCGGGGCCGACGGGTGGGCGCGCACCGCGGCGACGGCCTCGGCGGCCCGTTCCGGCGAACGCACCAGCACGGTGAGGTGGCGGACGCCCAGCTCGGTCAAGGCGAGCGCCGTGGACGCCGCCGTGGCGCCACCGCCCAGCACCGTCGCCCGGCTCACCGCGGTGACGCCGCGCTCGCGCAGCGCCGCCACGGCCCCCGGCACGTCCGTGTTGTCGGCGCGCACCCCGTCGGGGCCGAGCACGAGGGTGTTGGCTCCCCCGGCCGCGACCGCGAGCGGCGTGCGCACGTCCGCGAGCGCCAGCGCCTCGCGCTTGTGCGGCATCGTCACCGAGAGCCCGCGCCACGCCGGCCCGAGCCCCGCGACGTGGGCGGTCAGGCCCCCGGC containing:
- a CDS encoding shikimate dehydrogenase; this translates as MSTAPGPTRTAEPTRRCAVVGDPVEHSLSPVLHRAAYAALGLTDVTYDAVRVPAGGLTAHVAGLGPAWRGLSVTMPHKREALALADVRTPLAVAAGGANTLVLGPDGVRADNTDVPGAVAALRERGVTAVSRATVLGGGATAASTALALTELGVRHLTVLVRSPERAAEAVAAVRAHPSAPHVEVVATGAVPVGLEVGDVVVATIPVAGQTPDLVALLASAPVVFEVVYDPWPTPLAAAAAAAGATVVDGLDLLAHQALLQLEQFTGASVAVAVMRDAGRAALAARTAGAGTGA